From the Opitutia bacterium genome, one window contains:
- a CDS encoding FAD-dependent thymidylate synthase, protein MKVTGIAVVPPPSAADLPKVTPELLASVLARYSRSNDGLANILSKVDLAHPDESIDRILKFVDYGHASIGGLTGGLALALDGVSMWLAYKIFEIAQMADGQESSTRYITMDAANLPTPAEVGVPDDLAGQWTSVMARAFAAYNAEYARLDQLGQEKPELIRLPANAKPAVVTRIRKNYALDRARYFIPFATRTNLGLVQSSRMWATTVKHLDSLPHPEAKAAAAAIRDVLLKMSPRLMRHSAAEKSYEAQAAQELATSCRLGLERLSTAPLADQVWVKVDRDTPPWLREEQPVAEALRHRANRYGYQGTATRRARVTFAWNNMAVAELRDLNRHRTGHRYTPLIQAGFYLPPEIAHAAHQPLLDAQAALTRELLQRGSPAYVYSLLLGAQTPFEHSTHADKFIYEAELRTGMGAHFRYAEHLSAALREFFAQVPEAKPWVVEGTAEPE, encoded by the coding sequence ATGAAGGTCACTGGCATCGCCGTCGTCCCGCCGCCCTCCGCGGCCGATCTCCCGAAAGTCACGCCCGAGCTGCTGGCGTCCGTGCTCGCGCGCTACTCGCGCAGCAACGACGGCCTCGCGAACATCCTCTCGAAGGTCGACCTCGCGCACCCCGACGAGTCCATCGACCGCATCCTGAAATTCGTCGACTACGGCCACGCCTCGATCGGCGGCCTCACCGGCGGTCTCGCTCTCGCGCTCGATGGCGTCTCGATGTGGCTCGCCTACAAAATTTTCGAGATCGCACAGATGGCCGACGGGCAGGAATCGAGCACGCGCTACATCACGATGGACGCGGCCAACCTGCCGACGCCCGCCGAAGTCGGCGTGCCCGACGATCTCGCCGGCCAGTGGACCAGCGTGATGGCCCGCGCCTTCGCCGCGTATAACGCCGAATACGCCCGCCTCGACCAGCTCGGACAGGAGAAACCGGAACTCATCCGTCTCCCGGCCAACGCCAAACCCGCCGTCGTCACGCGCATTCGCAAGAACTACGCCCTCGACCGCGCGCGCTACTTCATCCCGTTTGCCACCCGCACCAACCTCGGCCTCGTCCAGAGCTCGCGCATGTGGGCCACGACGGTGAAGCACCTCGACTCGCTGCCCCATCCCGAGGCCAAAGCCGCCGCCGCCGCCATCCGCGACGTGCTGCTAAAGATGTCGCCGCGCCTCATGCGTCACAGCGCCGCGGAGAAATCCTACGAAGCGCAGGCTGCGCAGGAACTCGCGACTTCGTGCCGCCTCGGCCTCGAGCGCCTCTCGACCGCGCCGCTCGCCGATCAGGTTTGGGTGAAAGTCGACCGCGACACGCCGCCGTGGCTGCGCGAAGAGCAACCGGTTGCGGAGGCGTTGCGCCACCGGGCCAACCGCTACGGCTACCAAGGCACCGCGACGCGCCGCGCGCGCGTGACCTTTGCCTGGAACAACATGGCCGTGGCCGAGCTTCGCGACCTCAACCGTCACCGCACCGGCCACCGCTACACGCCGCTCATCCAAGCCGGCTTCTACCTGCCGCCGGAGATTGCGCACGCCGCCCACCAGCCGCTGCTCGATGCGCAAGCCGCGCTCACCCGCGAACTCCTGCAACGCGGTTCGCCCGCCTACGTTTATTCGCTGCTGCTCGGCGCGCAGACGCCGTTCGAGCACAGCACGCACGCCGACAAATTCATCTACGAGGCCGAGCTGCGCACCGGCATGGGCGCACATTTCCGCTACGCCGAGCACCTCAGCGCCGCGCTGCGGGAGTTCTTCGCCCAAGTGCCGGAGGCCAAGCCCTGGGTCGTCGAAGGCACCGCCGAGCCCGAGTGA
- a CDS encoding serine hydrolase: protein MSDFRAYSLDGSPAVDAALQRRIEEIDTALRKCWEMAEAQTSVGVLDLRTLRLAMVRPDRIDYAASVPKIAILLGWFAAHPNLNDLDATTRHELGLMIKQSDNELAAKFSQQLGLGFIRGVLDGYGLYDAKTGGGIWLGKHYGKGGERVVDPVGGHSHAATVRQLLRFYLLLEQDKLVSGAASAAMREVFRSPDIPHKDDKFVAGLAGRAGLEIRRKAGWWEDWNLDTAVVSGPERHYIIVAMTHHARGEEYLRAFAAAVDDLLSAR from the coding sequence ATGTCCGATTTCCGCGCCTACAGCTTGGATGGTTCCCCTGCGGTCGATGCCGCGCTCCAACGGCGCATCGAGGAGATCGACACTGCGCTGCGCAAGTGCTGGGAGATGGCAGAAGCGCAAACGTCGGTCGGCGTGCTCGACCTGCGCACGCTGCGCCTCGCGATGGTGCGGCCGGATCGCATCGATTACGCGGCGAGCGTGCCGAAGATCGCGATCCTGCTCGGCTGGTTTGCCGCACATCCGAACCTCAACGACCTCGACGCGACGACGCGCCACGAACTCGGGCTGATGATCAAGCAGTCGGACAACGAGCTGGCGGCGAAATTCTCGCAGCAGCTCGGATTGGGCTTCATTCGCGGGGTGCTCGACGGCTACGGACTCTACGACGCGAAGACCGGCGGCGGCATCTGGCTCGGCAAGCACTATGGCAAGGGCGGCGAACGCGTCGTCGATCCCGTCGGTGGCCACTCACACGCAGCGACCGTGCGGCAGTTGCTGCGGTTCTACCTGCTGCTCGAGCAGGACAAACTCGTCTCCGGGGCCGCGTCGGCGGCGATGCGGGAGGTTTTTCGTTCGCCGGACATCCCGCACAAGGACGACAAATTCGTCGCGGGACTCGCGGGACGCGCCGGGTTGGAAATCCGCCGCAAGGCCGGTTGGTGGGAGGACTGGAATCTCGACACGGCCGTCGTCAGCGGACCGGAGCGTCACTACATCATCGTCGCCATGACGCACCACGCGCGCGGCGAGGAGTATTTGAGGGCGTTTGCGGCAGCGGTGGACGACTTGCTCAGCGCAAGGTAG
- a CDS encoding NADH-quinone oxidoreductase subunit N: MSTELLQAAAESNQWAAIFPELILACAALGLLALEIVLPKSQHRYIPTTAAMALLAVLVGLIRNFDTAWMNRDTFAGLLHHNLPGQVARVFFTVSSLLVCSIASVVLPRSKMPRVEFYAIVLVITAAMMLLVQSNHFVMFFVALETITIGFYILVSYFRDNALTLEAGLKYLVTGALSSAIMLFGIVMLYGAVGRVEAGGVVHTGFEFDVVADFLAKNPDNFLGILGALLVLSGVGFKIGAFPFQIWIPDVYQGAPTPVTAFLAVGSKAAGFAVLLTLVHNVFAPLQNILVPVLSTLAAATLLFGNISALSQRNTKRLMGLSGISHAGFLLLGVTASITVPWASGAVWFYLFTYMFASMAVFGVMAHLAGDDDTQQDLDGYDRLAKDRPFLAAVLAIGVGSLAGIPPLAGFMGKLLVFMAAFEAKLYTLLAIAIVCVVISIYYYFGWIKAAWFETWRPEGETPAPVPATEPSLINTALLASLALVTVLLGFFQQPLSAWLLNR; the protein is encoded by the coding sequence ATGTCGACCGAACTTCTTCAAGCCGCCGCCGAATCGAATCAGTGGGCGGCGATCTTTCCCGAGCTGATCCTCGCCTGCGCGGCGCTCGGTCTTCTCGCGCTCGAAATCGTGCTCCCGAAGAGCCAGCACCGCTATATCCCGACGACTGCGGCCATGGCGCTGCTGGCGGTCCTGGTCGGGTTGATCCGGAATTTCGACACGGCTTGGATGAACCGGGACACCTTCGCGGGACTTCTGCACCATAATTTGCCCGGCCAGGTCGCGCGCGTGTTCTTCACGGTGTCCAGCCTGCTCGTGTGCTCCATCGCCAGCGTCGTGCTGCCGCGCAGCAAGATGCCTAGGGTGGAATTCTACGCCATCGTGCTGGTCATCACCGCCGCGATGATGCTGCTCGTCCAGAGCAACCACTTCGTGATGTTCTTCGTCGCCCTCGAGACGATCACGATCGGCTTCTACATCCTCGTCTCCTACTTCCGCGATAACGCCCTCACGCTCGAGGCCGGCCTGAAGTATCTCGTCACCGGCGCGCTCAGCTCCGCGATCATGCTCTTCGGCATCGTCATGCTTTACGGCGCCGTCGGTCGCGTCGAGGCGGGCGGCGTGGTCCACACGGGCTTCGAGTTCGATGTCGTGGCCGACTTCCTCGCGAAGAATCCCGACAACTTCCTCGGCATCCTCGGCGCGCTGCTCGTTCTCAGCGGCGTCGGCTTCAAGATCGGCGCATTTCCGTTCCAGATCTGGATCCCGGACGTCTATCAGGGCGCGCCCACGCCGGTCACCGCGTTCCTGGCGGTCGGTTCGAAAGCCGCCGGTTTTGCCGTGCTGCTCACGCTGGTGCACAACGTCTTCGCGCCGCTCCAGAACATCCTCGTGCCGGTGCTCTCAACGCTCGCGGCGGCGACACTTCTTTTCGGCAACATTTCCGCGCTTTCTCAGCGCAACACGAAGCGCCTGATGGGCCTCTCCGGCATCTCACACGCCGGCTTCCTCCTCCTCGGCGTCACGGCGTCGATCACGGTGCCTTGGGCCAGCGGCGCGGTGTGGTTCTATCTCTTCACCTACATGTTCGCCTCGATGGCGGTGTTCGGCGTCATGGCGCACCTCGCGGGCGACGACGACACGCAGCAGGACCTCGACGGCTACGATCGCCTCGCCAAGGACCGGCCGTTCCTCGCCGCCGTGCTCGCGATCGGCGTTGGTTCGCTCGCCGGCATCCCGCCGCTCGCCGGATTCATGGGCAAGCTGCTCGTGTTCATGGCGGCGTTCGAAGCCAAGCTCTACACGCTGCTCGCCATCGCGATCGTCTGCGTCGTGATCTCGATCTATTACTACTTCGGCTGGATCAAGGCCGCGTGGTTCGAGACTTGGCGCCCCGAGGGCGAGACGCCCGCGCCGGTGCCGGCCACGGAGCCGTCACTCATCAACACCGCGCTCCTCGCCAGCCTCGCGCTCGTGACGGTGCTGCTCGGTTTCTTCCAGCAACCGCTGTCGGCGTGGCTGCTGAACCGTTGA
- a CDS encoding NADH-quinone oxidoreductase subunit M → MDASSNALLLQLAIATPLLVALAIGLGLPKRFATKLAAIAFIWPAIIAVWLWKQFPTDAGNAYQFLSKVDTGLGGFGIALKLGLNGVSLPMFMLAAIVGLAAGIYALRSNAERLKIYLMLLLVMQGGLLGTFASVDIFFFYFFHELALIPTFIMVGIWGGRDRNYAAMKMTIYLTVGAMLSLIGLIAIYTKSGAESFDLVTLRAELAANPLSVTAQKYIFGLLMFGFGTLVSLWPLHTWAPLGYGAAPSSAAMLHAGVLKKFGLYGLIQIALPLLPAGAQAWAWPLAVLAAVGNVLVIGFVTIAQRDLKQMLGYSSVMHMGYCFLGIATLSVIGTGGVVLLMVAHGLSVALLFLLATSVHHRTHTFDMAEMGGLAQKTPVLAAFFVAGTMASIGLPGFANFWGELTVFVSLWQFSPALTAVAIAGVVISAIYGLRAAARVFFGPSTEHLNTVLAKHPAVDLAWSERLPALILLVALLVVGFWPKTISTAANAALTAPAPAVVRNVSSR, encoded by the coding sequence ATGGACGCCTCCTCCAACGCCCTTCTCCTGCAGCTCGCGATCGCCACGCCGCTTCTCGTCGCGCTGGCCATCGGCCTCGGCCTGCCGAAGCGCTTCGCGACCAAGCTCGCCGCCATCGCCTTCATCTGGCCCGCGATCATCGCCGTCTGGCTCTGGAAACAATTCCCGACCGATGCCGGCAACGCCTACCAATTCCTGAGCAAGGTCGACACCGGCCTGGGCGGCTTCGGCATCGCGCTGAAGCTCGGCCTCAACGGCGTTTCGCTGCCGATGTTCATGCTCGCGGCCATTGTCGGTCTCGCCGCCGGTATCTACGCGCTGCGCTCGAACGCCGAGCGCCTGAAAATCTACCTGATGCTCCTGCTCGTCATGCAGGGCGGCCTCCTCGGCACGTTCGCGTCGGTGGACATCTTCTTCTTCTATTTCTTCCACGAACTCGCGCTGATCCCGACCTTCATCATGGTCGGCATTTGGGGCGGACGTGACCGCAATTACGCGGCGATGAAGATGACGATCTACCTCACCGTCGGCGCGATGCTCTCGCTGATCGGTCTCATCGCCATCTACACCAAGAGCGGCGCGGAATCCTTCGACCTCGTCACCCTGCGCGCCGAACTCGCCGCCAATCCTCTCTCCGTCACGGCGCAGAAATACATCTTCGGCCTCCTGATGTTCGGTTTCGGCACGCTGGTTTCCCTCTGGCCGCTGCACACGTGGGCCCCGCTCGGTTACGGCGCCGCGCCGTCGTCCGCCGCGATGCTGCACGCCGGCGTGCTCAAGAAGTTCGGTCTCTACGGCCTCATCCAGATCGCGCTGCCGCTGCTGCCCGCCGGCGCCCAAGCCTGGGCCTGGCCGCTCGCGGTGCTCGCCGCCGTCGGCAACGTGCTCGTCATCGGCTTCGTCACCATCGCCCAGCGCGATCTCAAGCAGATGCTCGGTTACAGCTCGGTCATGCACATGGGCTACTGCTTCCTCGGCATCGCGACGCTCTCCGTCATCGGCACGGGCGGCGTGGTGCTGCTGATGGTCGCGCACGGCCTGTCCGTCGCGCTGCTGTTCCTCCTCGCGACCAGTGTCCACCACCGCACGCACACCTTCGACATGGCGGAAATGGGCGGCCTCGCGCAAAAGACGCCCGTCCTCGCCGCGTTCTTCGTCGCTGGCACGATGGCCAGCATCGGCCTGCCGGGCTTCGCCAACTTCTGGGGCGAGCTCACCGTCTTCGTCTCGCTCTGGCAGTTCTCGCCCGCGCTCACCGCCGTCGCGATCGCCGGCGTCGTCATCTCCGCCATCTACGGGCTCCGCGCCGCGGCTCGCGTGTTCTTCGGGCCGTCGACGGAGCACCTCAACACGGTCCTCGCGAAGCATCCCGCAGTCGACCTCGCCTGGAGCGAGCGCCTGCCGGCGCTGATCCTCCTCGTCGCGCTCCTCGTCGTAGGCTTCTGGCCGAAGACGATCTCGACCGCCGCCAACGCTGCGCTGACCGCGCCCGCTCCCGCCGTCGTGCGCAACGTTTCCTCCCGCTGA
- a CDS encoding NADH-quinone oxidoreductase subunit L: MSPVQSALLLLLTPLASATLIALFLRRQGALAQWVSVAAAAIICALSLQFVFNGTDVNASLEWLRFGSFSVSLGFKIDALARLMLFVVGFVGFLIHVFSMGYMHDDAARARFFGGLSVFMFSMLGIVVADSLFMIFIFWELVGFSSWLLINHYHEKQSAADASKKAFIVNRVGDFGFLLGIVATYWLFGTTNLNDLAFKAGSHGYAISAAIPLLLFCGAMGKSAQMPLHVWLPDAMEGPTPVSALIHAATMVAAGIYMLCRINFLMVPEALNAIAAIGTVTAVYAALCAVVQRDIKKVLAYSTLSQLGYMVAAFGLGSLVTSHEMGGKVHQVVIAAGVGAAMFHLTTHAFFKALLFLGSGSVIHGCHHEQDIFQMGGLRKSMPITFLTFTVGVLAIIGFPFLAGFFSKDAILYLAFKKNTVIFAALAFTAILTSFYMVRMWKIVFFGEARSDHAKHAHESSLVMTLPLMLLAGLAISGGYQAIYGKLAGPIAHLIPEAHGTDHTIIFAVSLAVMVIGAGAAWAFYPTAATDALEEKAGGAFRGLVALKESFDKVYDYYVAKVQQRFAMLINFLEQIFLAGLIIRGCAGLVGLVGLGVRALHVGSLHAYVYWFLLGTVLLWGFAAGIF; the protein is encoded by the coding sequence ATGTCTCCCGTTCAGTCCGCTCTCCTTCTGCTCCTCACGCCGCTCGCGTCCGCGACGCTGATCGCGCTGTTCCTGCGGCGTCAGGGTGCGCTCGCCCAATGGGTCTCCGTCGCTGCCGCCGCCATCATCTGCGCGCTCTCGCTGCAGTTCGTGTTCAACGGCACCGACGTGAACGCCTCGCTCGAGTGGCTGCGCTTCGGCAGTTTCTCCGTCTCGCTCGGCTTCAAGATCGACGCCCTCGCGCGGCTCATGCTCTTCGTCGTCGGGTTCGTCGGGTTCCTCATCCACGTGTTCTCGATGGGCTACATGCACGACGACGCGGCGCGCGCCCGCTTCTTCGGCGGCCTGTCGGTGTTCATGTTCTCGATGCTCGGCATCGTCGTCGCGGACTCGCTGTTCATGATCTTCATTTTCTGGGAGCTCGTCGGTTTCAGCTCCTGGCTGCTGATCAACCACTATCACGAGAAGCAGTCCGCGGCCGACGCCTCGAAGAAGGCCTTCATCGTCAACCGCGTGGGCGACTTCGGTTTCCTGCTCGGCATCGTCGCGACCTACTGGCTCTTCGGCACGACCAACCTCAACGACCTCGCCTTCAAGGCCGGTTCGCACGGCTACGCGATCTCCGCCGCGATCCCGCTGCTCCTGTTCTGCGGCGCGATGGGCAAGTCCGCGCAGATGCCGCTCCACGTGTGGCTCCCGGACGCGATGGAAGGCCCGACGCCCGTCTCCGCGCTCATCCACGCCGCCACGATGGTCGCGGCCGGTATCTACATGCTGTGCCGGATCAATTTCCTGATGGTCCCCGAGGCGCTGAACGCCATCGCGGCCATCGGCACCGTCACGGCGGTCTACGCCGCGCTCTGCGCCGTCGTGCAGCGCGACATCAAGAAGGTCCTCGCTTACTCCACGCTCTCGCAACTCGGCTACATGGTCGCGGCGTTCGGCCTCGGCTCGCTCGTCACGTCGCACGAAATGGGCGGCAAGGTCCACCAGGTCGTGATCGCCGCTGGCGTCGGCGCTGCGATGTTCCACCTGACGACGCACGCCTTCTTCAAGGCGCTGCTCTTCCTCGGCTCCGGCTCTGTCATCCACGGCTGCCATCACGAGCAGGACATCTTTCAGATGGGCGGCCTGCGCAAGAGCATGCCGATCACCTTCCTCACGTTCACCGTCGGCGTGCTGGCGATCATCGGCTTCCCGTTCCTCGCCGGCTTCTTCTCCAAGGACGCGATCCTCTACCTCGCCTTCAAGAAGAACACCGTGATCTTCGCCGCCCTCGCGTTCACCGCGATCCTGACCTCGTTCTACATGGTCCGCATGTGGAAGATCGTCTTCTTCGGCGAAGCCCGCTCCGACCACGCGAAGCACGCGCACGAGAGCAGCCTCGTCATGACCCTGCCGCTGATGCTGCTCGCCGGTCTCGCGATTTCCGGCGGCTACCAAGCCATTTACGGCAAACTCGCCGGCCCGATCGCGCACCTCATTCCCGAAGCGCACGGCACCGACCACACGATCATCTTCGCGGTTTCGCTCGCCGTCATGGTCATCGGCGCCGGCGCGGCGTGGGCTTTCTATCCGACAGCCGCGACCGACGCCCTCGAGGAAAAAGCCGGCGGCGCCTTCCGCGGCCTCGTGGCACTCAAGGAATCCTTCGACAAGGTCTACGATTACTACGTGGCGAAGGTGCAGCAGCGCTTCGCGATGCTGATCAACTTCCTCGAGCAAATCTTCCTCGCTGGCCTGATCATCCGCGGTTGCGCGGGTCTGGTCGGCCTCGTCGGTCTTGGCGTGCGCGCGCTGCACGTCGGCAGCCTGCACGCTTACGTCTACTGGTTCCTGCTCGGCACCGTGCTCCTCTGGGGCTTCGCCGCGGGAATCTTCTAA
- the nuoK gene encoding NADH-quinone oxidoreductase subunit NuoK — translation MSLNAYILISLLLFVIGFIGVLLRKNTLVIYMCLELMLLASTLALVAFSRFNGTLDGSVFVFFILTIAAAEVAVGLAIIVALFRKRHTVQVEELSALKN, via the coding sequence ATGAGCCTCAACGCCTACATCCTGATCAGCCTGCTGCTGTTCGTCATCGGCTTCATCGGCGTGCTGCTCCGCAAGAACACGCTCGTGATCTACATGTGCCTCGAGCTCATGCTGCTTGCCTCGACCCTCGCGCTCGTCGCGTTCTCGCGCTTCAACGGCACGCTCGACGGTTCGGTCTTCGTTTTCTTCATCCTGACGATCGCGGCGGCTGAGGTCGCCGTCGGCCTCGCCATCATCGTCGCCCTCTTCCGCAAGCGCCACACGGTGCAAGTGGAGGAACTGTCCGCGCTCAAGAACTGA
- a CDS encoding NADH-quinone oxidoreductase subunit J: protein MVVNKNPVNGAMFLLLSLVGMAGLFVMLDAALLAFVLLLVYAGAVVALFLFIIMLLDTRPESLKPFKKLSILASTVGGALLLLGVYSLSHRVMLSSAAPVGPAPTLKNYAEQLFTTYLLPVQVVGFMLLIAMLGVIVLSKKFAPVEDAK, encoded by the coding sequence GTGGTGGTGAACAAGAACCCGGTAAACGGTGCGATGTTCCTGCTGCTCTCGCTCGTCGGCATGGCCGGACTCTTCGTCATGCTCGACGCCGCGCTGCTAGCCTTCGTGCTCCTGCTCGTCTACGCGGGCGCGGTCGTGGCGCTGTTCCTCTTCATCATCATGCTGCTCGACACGCGGCCGGAGAGCCTGAAGCCCTTCAAGAAACTCAGCATCCTCGCCTCGACCGTCGGCGGCGCGCTGCTGCTACTCGGCGTCTATTCGCTCTCGCACCGCGTGATGCTCTCGTCCGCTGCGCCGGTCGGCCCGGCGCCGACGCTGAAGAACTACGCCGAACAACTTTTCACCACTTACCTCCTGCCGGTGCAGGTCGTCGGCTTCATGCTCCTGATCGCCATGCTCGGCGTCATCGTGCTCTCGAAGAAATTCGCCCCCGTGGAGGACGCGAAATGA
- a CDS encoding NADH-quinone oxidoreductase subunit I, whose amino-acid sequence MAYVVERKPLSLSERLYIPQVLAGMKTTLKHFFAPNVTMEYPEQRPAIPPGYRGVPTLVKDPNGREKCVSCQLCEFVCPPKAIRITPGEIPPDAANAHVEKGPKAFDIDMLRCIYCGLCQEVCPEEAIWLQNQYSMSGYTREEMVNNKERLYELGGTLPDQHFKWDKKKAAEQRGNAHH is encoded by the coding sequence ATGGCTTACGTCGTCGAACGCAAACCTCTCTCGCTCTCCGAGCGCCTCTACATCCCGCAGGTCCTCGCGGGCATGAAGACCACGCTCAAGCACTTCTTCGCGCCGAACGTGACGATGGAGTATCCGGAGCAGCGTCCCGCCATCCCGCCCGGTTACCGCGGCGTGCCCACGCTGGTGAAGGATCCGAACGGCCGCGAAAAATGCGTCTCCTGCCAGCTCTGCGAATTCGTCTGCCCGCCCAAGGCCATCCGCATCACGCCCGGTGAGATCCCGCCCGACGCCGCGAACGCGCACGTCGAGAAGGGCCCCAAGGCCTTCGACATCGACATGCTGCGCTGCATCTACTGCGGCCTGTGCCAGGAAGTCTGCCCCGAGGAGGCGATCTGGCTGCAGAACCAATACTCGATGTCCGGCTACACGCGCGAGGAGATGGTCAACAACAAGGAGCGTCTCTACGAACTCGGCGGCACGTTGCCCGACCAACATTTCAAGTGGGACAAGAAGAAGGCCGCCGAACAGCGCGGCAACGCCCACCACTAA
- a CDS encoding NADH-quinone oxidoreductase subunit H yields MVEFWQNLHPAVQLFLKGIAVVLVIFPLGGIGSLAERKISAAMQGRPGPNRALPIWFRWVPVLGPFLQRLGVFHLMADGLKMLFKEDALPGHVNKVYFVAAPILAMIPALTTVTAVPFGAYLNGEGELVPLVLANLDVGILAVFAVSSLGVYSLIIAGWASNSKYPFLGGVRASAQLISYELSMTLSVLPVFLWINAPGTNGSLSLFNVVQYQSQPGLLGGTWFFFLMPVSAVVFLVSLFAETNRLPFDMAEGEADLVGGFHTEYGAFKWGLFFVAEYAHMIVGSGVFVLLFLGGWNPLPWLPLEKVLGWMGVAGNHPILFGIASIVVFLVKVLFFIFVFMWVRWTVPRFRYDQVMKLGWQKLLPLAIGNLIFYAAAIAIIELHLGVAAWVALALATIVALFAILRPQSRAAL; encoded by the coding sequence ATGGTTGAATTCTGGCAAAACCTCCACCCGGCCGTGCAGCTCTTCCTCAAGGGCATCGCGGTGGTGCTCGTGATTTTCCCGCTCGGCGGCATCGGCTCGCTCGCGGAGCGCAAGATCTCCGCCGCGATGCAGGGCCGCCCCGGCCCGAACCGCGCGCTCCCGATCTGGTTCCGCTGGGTGCCCGTGCTCGGACCGTTCCTGCAACGCCTCGGCGTGTTTCACCTCATGGCCGACGGCTTGAAGATGCTCTTCAAGGAGGACGCGCTGCCCGGCCACGTGAACAAGGTCTACTTCGTCGCCGCGCCGATCCTCGCGATGATTCCCGCGCTCACGACCGTCACCGCGGTGCCGTTCGGCGCCTACCTGAACGGTGAGGGCGAACTCGTTCCGCTCGTGCTCGCCAATCTCGACGTCGGCATCCTCGCGGTGTTCGCCGTCTCCTCGCTCGGCGTCTACTCGCTCATCATCGCCGGCTGGGCCTCGAACTCGAAGTATCCCTTCCTCGGCGGTGTCCGTGCTTCGGCGCAGCTCATCTCCTACGAGCTTTCGATGACGCTCTCCGTGCTGCCGGTTTTCCTCTGGATTAACGCTCCCGGCACGAACGGCTCGCTCAGCCTCTTCAACGTCGTCCAATACCAGAGTCAGCCCGGCCTCCTCGGCGGCACGTGGTTCTTCTTCCTGATGCCGGTCTCGGCGGTCGTGTTCCTCGTCTCGCTCTTCGCCGAGACGAACCGCCTGCCGTTCGACATGGCCGAGGGCGAGGCCGACCTCGTCGGCGGCTTCCACACCGAATACGGCGCGTTCAAGTGGGGCCTCTTCTTCGTCGCGGAATACGCGCACATGATCGTCGGCTCCGGCGTGTTCGTGCTGCTGTTCCTCGGCGGCTGGAATCCGCTGCCCTGGCTCCCGCTCGAGAAGGTCCTCGGCTGGATGGGCGTCGCGGGCAACCACCCGATCCTCTTCGGCATCGCCTCGATCGTCGTCTTCCTCGTGAAGGTGCTGTTCTTCATCTTCGTGTTCATGTGGGTCCGCTGGACCGTCCCGCGCTTCCGCTACGATCAGGTGATGAAGCTCGGTTGGCAGAAGCTGCTCCCGCTCGCGATCGGCAACCTGATTTTCTACGCGGCGGCCATCGCCATCATCGAACTCCACCTCGGCGTCGCGGCATGGGTCGCGCTCGCTCTCGCCACGATCGTGGCGCTCTTCGCCATCCTCCGCCCGCAGAGCCGGGCCGCCCTCTGA